The Hyphomonadaceae bacterium ML37 genome includes a region encoding these proteins:
- a CDS encoding N-acetylglutaminylglutamine amidotransferase codes for MCGIAGEVRFDDQQPDLAALERATASMDRRGPDASGLHAQGHVAFGHRRLKIIDLTDAAQQPLVDSQLGLTVVFNGCIYNHRELRAELEDKGYRFFSTGDTEVIVKAYHAWGEDFVHRMNGMFAFAIAERDTGRVLIGRDRLGIKPLYYAETPGAIRFASTLQALLAYKDVDRSLDSDALNFYFSFHAVVPAPWTMVRGVRKLPPATLMRIEPDGRRTTRQYWDVSFGPRDDERGYTRADWKEVVADSLRVAVKRRLVADVPVGVLLSGGLDSSLIVGLLAEAGQTGLSTFSIGFESVGEEKGDEFQYSDIIAKRFETDHHQIRIDTDRALPALEEAIAAMSEPMTSHDCVGFYLLSQEVSRHVKVVQSGQGADEIFAGYHWYPPMLDTNDPLDTYAKAFFDRDRAEMGNLLQDRWLNGDTPRDFVAEHFARPGADRPIDKALRIDTQIMLTDDPVKRVDNMTMAWGLEARTPFLDYEVVEAAARVPGEFKTAEGGKGILKDVGRDVIPHEVIDRPKGYFPVPALKYLRGPYLERVRDAVTSQRFSDAGIVQRGYVDTLLADPEAHITPLRASKLYQIGLLAMWLEAHDLG; via the coding sequence ATGTGCGGTATCGCCGGTGAAGTGCGATTTGATGACCAGCAGCCGGATCTGGCGGCGCTTGAGCGCGCGACCGCGTCCATGGACCGGCGCGGGCCGGACGCTTCCGGTCTGCACGCGCAGGGGCATGTCGCGTTCGGCCACCGGCGCCTGAAAATCATTGACCTCACCGACGCGGCCCAGCAGCCGCTGGTGGATTCCCAGCTCGGCCTGACCGTGGTGTTCAACGGCTGCATCTATAATCACCGCGAACTGCGCGCCGAGCTGGAAGACAAGGGCTATCGCTTCTTCTCCACGGGCGACACCGAAGTGATCGTCAAGGCCTATCACGCCTGGGGTGAGGACTTCGTCCACCGCATGAACGGCATGTTCGCCTTCGCGATCGCCGAGCGCGACACGGGCCGCGTCCTGATCGGGCGCGACCGGCTGGGGATCAAGCCGCTCTATTACGCCGAGACACCCGGCGCGATACGCTTTGCCTCCACCCTGCAGGCGCTGCTGGCCTACAAGGATGTGGACCGGTCGCTCGATTCGGACGCGTTGAACTTCTATTTCAGCTTCCACGCCGTGGTGCCCGCGCCCTGGACCATGGTGCGCGGCGTGCGCAAACTGCCGCCCGCGACCCTGATGCGCATCGAACCGGACGGGCGGCGCACGACGCGCCAGTACTGGGATGTCAGCTTCGGTCCGCGCGATGACGAGCGCGGCTATACCCGCGCCGACTGGAAAGAGGTGGTTGCCGATTCCTTGCGCGTTGCCGTCAAGCGCCGCCTGGTGGCCGATGTGCCGGTGGGCGTGTTGCTCTCGGGCGGGCTCGACAGCTCGCTGATCGTGGGGCTGCTGGCGGAAGCGGGCCAGACCGGCCTGTCCACTTTCTCCATCGGATTTGAGAGCGTGGGCGAGGAGAAGGGCGACGAGTTCCAGTATTCCGACATCATCGCCAAACGCTTTGAGACCGACCACCACCAGATCCGCATCGACACCGACCGCGCGCTGCCGGCGCTGGAAGAGGCCATCGCCGCCATGAGCGAGCCGATGACCAGCCATGACTGCGTGGGCTTCTACCTGCTCAGCCAGGAAGTTTCGCGCCATGTCAAAGTGGTGCAGTCGGGGCAGGGCGCTGACGAGATTTTCGCCGGCTATCACTGGTACCCGCCCATGCTGGATACCAATGATCCGCTGGACACCTACGCCAAGGCCTTCTTCGACCGGGACCGCGCCGAGATGGGCAACCTTCTGCAGGACCGCTGGCTGAACGGCGACACGCCGCGCGATTTCGTCGCTGAGCATTTCGCCCGTCCCGGTGCGGACCGGCCCATCGACAAGGCGCTGCGCATCGATACCCAGATCATGCTGACCGATGACCCGGTCAAGCGGGTCGACAACATGACCATGGCCTGGGGCCTGGAAGCGCGTACGCCCTTTCTGGACTATGAGGTGGTTGAAGCTGCCGCGCGGGTGCCGGGCGAGTTCAAGACGGCCGAGGGCGGCAAGGGCATCCTGAAAGATGTCGGGCGTGATGTGATCCCCCACGAGGTCATTGACCGGCCCAAGGGCTATTTCCCGGTGCCGGCGCTCAAATATCTGCGCGGGCCCTATCTGGAGCGAGTGCGCGACGCGGTGACGTCGCAGCGCTTTTCAGACGCCGGCATTGTGCAGCGCGGCTATGTCGATACCCTGCTGGCGGACCCGGAAGCCCATATCACGCCGCTGCGCGCCTCCAAGCTCTACCAGATCGGCTTGCTGGCGATGTGGCTGGAGGCTCACGATCTTGGCTGA
- the ngg gene encoding N-acetylglutaminylglutamine synthetase, producing the protein MAGRNADTPRSALSHRLKRMREHGLKQPISGQDRGQPDRDAVVDAGWGRLIFAQTFDGAEPVIKALREEQSGKRDIAVYIRDPHVAMAAAPQEVFLDPSHTFRLDLSTYRASRRQLKGFFVRRLCSEADARAVNVIYAGRGMVAVDPDFFWRQRDSRSQTYLVAEDTETGEVLGAVTGIDHGRAFADPEHGSSLWCLAVDSRAPHAGIGEALVRRLAELFLARGCAFMDLSVLHDNESAIALYEKLGFRRAPYFTLKRKNTINEKLFIAPAPEQGLNPYARIIVDEARRRGIGVDVLDAEGGFFKLTHGGRSVVCRESLSELTHAVAMSRCDDKSVTRRLMIEAGVPTPEQLSLSPKTDDLSEAEAFLQKHGSIVVKPARGEQGRGVSVGIETREDLKAAFEDARAHGGAVLVEQCVAGDDLRVLVINDAVVAAALRKPPQIRGDGVKTARQLIEGLSRRRAAATGGESTVPLDAETERNVARAGYQLDDIPKAGEVIRVRRTANLHTGGALHDVTDKLHPAIERSALAAARAIEIPVVGVDFIVTAPDAPDHVFIEANERPGLANHEPQPTAERFIDLLFPLSAPRKT; encoded by the coding sequence ATGGCCGGACGCAATGCCGACACGCCGCGCAGCGCGCTCAGCCACCGGCTGAAGCGGATGCGCGAACATGGCCTGAAGCAGCCGATCAGCGGTCAGGACCGCGGCCAGCCCGACCGGGACGCCGTGGTGGATGCCGGCTGGGGCCGCCTGATCTTCGCCCAGACCTTTGACGGCGCCGAACCGGTCATCAAAGCGCTGCGCGAGGAGCAGAGCGGCAAGCGCGACATCGCCGTGTATATACGCGACCCCCATGTGGCGATGGCGGCCGCACCCCAGGAGGTCTTCCTGGACCCGTCCCATACCTTCCGGCTGGATCTATCCACCTATCGCGCCTCGCGCCGCCAGCTGAAGGGCTTTTTCGTGCGGCGGCTATGCTCCGAAGCCGACGCGCGCGCCGTGAACGTCATCTATGCGGGACGCGGCATGGTGGCGGTGGACCCGGACTTTTTCTGGCGCCAGCGCGACAGCCGCAGCCAGACCTATCTGGTCGCCGAAGACACTGAAACGGGTGAGGTGCTGGGCGCCGTCACAGGCATCGATCACGGACGCGCCTTCGCCGATCCCGAGCATGGCAGCTCGCTATGGTGCCTGGCGGTGGATTCGCGCGCGCCCCATGCCGGCATTGGCGAAGCGCTGGTGCGCCGCCTGGCCGAGCTGTTCCTTGCGCGCGGCTGCGCGTTCATGGATTTGTCGGTCCTGCACGACAATGAGTCTGCCATTGCGCTCTATGAAAAGCTCGGCTTCCGGCGCGCGCCGTATTTCACGCTGAAGCGCAAGAACACCATCAATGAGAAGCTCTTCATCGCGCCTGCGCCCGAGCAGGGGCTGAACCCCTATGCGCGCATCATTGTGGATGAAGCCCGCCGCCGCGGCATTGGCGTGGACGTGCTGGACGCCGAGGGCGGGTTCTTCAAGCTGACCCATGGCGGACGCTCGGTGGTCTGCCGGGAGTCGCTGAGCGAACTGACCCACGCCGTCGCCATGAGCCGCTGCGACGATAAATCCGTAACCCGGCGCCTGATGATCGAGGCCGGCGTGCCGACGCCCGAACAGCTCAGCCTGTCGCCCAAGACGGATGATCTGTCAGAGGCCGAAGCCTTTCTGCAAAAGCACGGCTCCATCGTGGTGAAACCAGCGCGCGGCGAACAGGGGCGGGGCGTGTCGGTTGGCATTGAAACGCGCGAAGACCTGAAGGCCGCGTTCGAGGACGCCCGCGCCCATGGCGGCGCGGTGCTGGTGGAGCAATGCGTGGCCGGGGATGATTTGCGCGTTCTGGTGATCAATGACGCGGTGGTGGCGGCCGCCTTGCGCAAGCCGCCTCAAATCCGCGGTGATGGGGTAAAGACCGCCCGCCAGCTGATCGAGGGCCTGTCGCGCCGCCGCGCCGCCGCTACAGGGGGCGAATCCACCGTGCCGCTGGACGCCGAAACCGAGCGCAATGTCGCGCGCGCCGGCTATCAGCTGGACGATATTCCCAAGGCTGGCGAGGTCATCCGCGTACGGCGCACCGCCAATCTGCACACAGGGGGCGCGCTTCACGACGTCACCGACAAGCTCCATCCCGCCATCGAGCGCAGCGCCCTGGCCGCGGCGCGCGCCATCGAGATTCCGGTGGTCGGCGTGGACTTCATCGTCACCGCGCCCGATGCGCCCGACCATGTCTTCATTGAAGCCAATGAGCGCCCGGGCCTGGCCAATCACGAACCCCAGCCGACAGCTGAACGCTTCATCGATCTGTTGTTTCCGCTATCGGCCCCGCGCAAGACCTGA
- a CDS encoding osmoprotectant NAGGN system M42 family peptidase, which translates to MPVIDDAYLKECLARLLDTPSPSGYTDAVTRVCCEELNALGVPYEITRRGAIRARIQGGRRKPARAIVGHIDTLGAQIKSIKDNGRMEVVPIGHWSSRFAEGARCTVFTAEHGAFRGSILPLKASGHTFNKEIDSQPVAWTHVELRPDVVASNRADLEALGFNIGDIIAIDPQPEFLDNGFIVSRHLDDKAGVAAMLAALKSIVEGDEKLAVDTYFLFTITEEIGHGASSILSQDIASMVTIDNGTTAPGQNSREFGVTISMADQTGPFDYHLTQKLLRLCRDEGIEHQRDVFRYYRSDSASAIEAGADVRTALVTFGIDASHGYERIHIHALHSVARLIRAYALSRVEIGRDSFELSDLSGFTKLPMEPADEAEWDGRDEAPETPSGKP; encoded by the coding sequence ATGCCTGTCATCGACGACGCCTATCTCAAGGAATGCCTCGCCCGCCTGCTCGATACGCCGAGCCCGTCAGGCTATACCGATGCGGTCACACGGGTGTGCTGCGAGGAGCTCAACGCGCTGGGCGTGCCGTATGAGATCACGCGGCGCGGCGCGATCCGGGCCCGCATCCAGGGCGGACGGCGCAAGCCGGCGCGCGCCATTGTCGGCCATATCGACACGCTCGGCGCCCAGATCAAATCCATCAAGGATAATGGCCGTATGGAGGTCGTGCCCATCGGTCACTGGTCATCGCGGTTTGCCGAAGGCGCGCGCTGCACGGTCTTCACCGCCGAGCATGGCGCGTTCCGCGGGTCGATCCTGCCACTGAAAGCCTCAGGGCATACGTTCAACAAGGAGATTGATTCCCAGCCCGTGGCCTGGACCCATGTGGAGCTGCGGCCTGATGTTGTGGCAAGCAACCGGGCCGACCTCGAAGCCCTGGGCTTCAATATCGGCGACATCATCGCCATCGATCCGCAGCCGGAATTTCTCGATAACGGCTTCATCGTCTCTCGCCATCTGGACGACAAGGCCGGTGTGGCCGCGATGCTGGCGGCGCTCAAGTCGATCGTGGAAGGTGATGAGAAGCTGGCGGTGGACACATATTTCCTGTTCACCATCACCGAGGAGATCGGCCACGGCGCCAGTTCCATCCTGTCACAGGACATCGCGTCCATGGTGACCATCGATAACGGCACCACGGCGCCGGGACAGAACAGCCGCGAGTTTGGCGTGACCATCTCCATGGCCGACCAGACCGGGCCGTTTGACTATCACCTGACCCAGAAATTGCTGCGCCTGTGCCGGGACGAAGGGATCGAGCACCAGCGCGACGTGTTCCGCTATTACCGCTCAGACAGCGCCAGCGCCATCGAGGCGGGGGCCGATGTGCGCACAGCGCTCGTCACCTTCGGGATCGATGCATCTCACGGCTATGAGCGCATCCACATCCACGCCCTGCATTCGGTGGCGCGCCTGATCCGGGCCTATGCGCTGAGCCGCGTCGAGATCGGCCGCGACAGCTTTGAGCTCTCCGATCTGTCGGGCTTCACCAAGCTGCCCATGGAGCCGGCCGATGAAGCCGAATGGGATGGCCGCGATGAAGCGCCGGAAACGCCGTCGGGGAAGCCCTAG
- a CDS encoding EAL domain-containing protein: MPNAVYVPAACIRTTMEAADRTGFAADRIMLEFTEGERITDVAHVKAIITEYKARNLITAIDDFGAGFSGLGLLADFRPDVIKLDMGLIRGIDQDSGRQAIVSGIVSTCKLLGVNVIAEGIETVQEMQTLEGFGIDLMQGYLFARPAVQSVPAINWPVAVTARTALRA, translated from the coding sequence CTGCCCAACGCGGTCTATGTCCCTGCGGCTTGCATCCGCACGACCATGGAAGCGGCTGACCGCACTGGCTTCGCCGCCGACCGGATCATGCTGGAATTCACCGAAGGCGAGCGCATCACCGATGTGGCGCACGTCAAGGCCATCATCACTGAATACAAGGCGCGCAATCTGATCACCGCCATTGATGACTTTGGCGCGGGCTTCTCCGGCCTCGGCCTGCTGGCCGATTTCCGGCCGGATGTGATCAAGCTCGACATGGGGCTGATCCGCGGCATTGACCAGGATTCCGGACGCCAGGCGATAGTCAGCGGGATTGTTTCGACCTGCAAATTGCTGGGCGTCAATGTCATCGCCGAAGGCATTGAAACCGTGCAGGAGATGCAGACCCTCGAAGGCTTCGGCATTGACCTGATGCAGGGCTATCTGTTCGCCCGCCCGGCCGTGCAGTCCGTGCCCGCAATCAACTGGCCGGTGGCAGTCACGGCCCGGACTGCGCTGCGCGCCTAG
- a CDS encoding YerC/YecD family TrpR-related protein, whose product MNRPDDVRTDTADDAGALCRALLTLRTEAEMRRFLRDLTTPGEMQALAERWRVARMLDEGAKSYRDISAETGVSTTTVTRVARFLTQEDHQGYRLVLDRTRETQA is encoded by the coding sequence ATGAACCGGCCAGACGATGTCAGAACGGACACAGCCGACGACGCCGGCGCGCTGTGCCGCGCGCTGCTGACGCTGCGCACTGAAGCCGAAATGCGCCGCTTTCTGCGCGATCTCACAACGCCGGGCGAGATGCAGGCCCTGGCCGAGCGCTGGCGCGTCGCGCGCATGCTGGATGAGGGCGCCAAATCCTACCGCGATATCAGCGCCGAAACCGGCGTCAGCACGACGACGGTCACCCGCGTCGCGCGTTTTCTGACCCAGGAAGATCATCAGGGGTACCGGCTCGTGCTGGACCGGACCCGGGAGACCCAAGCATGA
- the hisG gene encoding ATP phosphoribosyltransferase → MTDRLTLAVQKKGRLAEGGFELLAKAGVKLAYGRDELLRRAENLPLDLMLIRDDDIPNFVASGACDYGIVGENVLYEAQARHTRLKGLEVALRLGFARCSLKLAAPKSGEISKIEDLEGRTVATSYPGLTAQFLKARGVTVDIVEMGGSVELAPRMGVADAICDLVSTGATLEANGLTAFETVLDSEAVLVRGSRPRAAAADDTANLLIERFKGVIASRQTKYILLNAPRDRLDEVRAVLPGSESPTVAPVVGRDDLVAVHAVCREEVFWSTLEKLKAAGARSILVMPIEKMMA, encoded by the coding sequence ATGACCGACCGCCTCACACTCGCCGTGCAGAAAAAGGGCCGCCTGGCCGAGGGCGGGTTCGAGCTGCTGGCCAAGGCCGGGGTCAAGCTCGCCTATGGGCGTGATGAGCTGCTGCGCCGGGCGGAAAACCTGCCGCTGGACCTCATGCTGATCCGCGATGATGACATCCCGAACTTCGTCGCCTCGGGCGCGTGCGATTACGGGATTGTGGGCGAGAACGTGCTGTATGAGGCGCAGGCGCGTCACACGCGTCTGAAGGGTCTCGAGGTCGCGCTGCGTCTGGGCTTTGCGCGCTGCTCGCTCAAGCTGGCGGCGCCGAAATCCGGTGAAATCTCCAAGATCGAGGATCTGGAGGGGCGCACCGTCGCCACCAGCTATCCCGGCCTGACCGCGCAATTTCTCAAGGCCCGCGGGGTCACCGTGGACATTGTGGAGATGGGCGGCAGCGTGGAGCTGGCCCCGCGCATGGGCGTGGCCGACGCCATTTGCGATCTGGTCTCCACCGGTGCGACGCTGGAAGCCAACGGACTGACCGCGTTTGAAACCGTGCTGGACAGCGAAGCGGTGCTGGTGCGCGGGTCCCGCCCGCGCGCGGCGGCGGCCGATGACACCGCCAATCTGCTGATCGAACGGTTCAAGGGCGTCATCGCCTCGCGCCAGACCAAATACATATTGCTCAACGCGCCGCGTGACCGGCTGGACGAGGTGCGGGCCGTGCTGCCCGGTTCGGAATCGCCCACCGTTGCGCCGGTGGTCGGACGCGATGATCTGGTGGCCGTCCATGCCGTGTGCCGCGAGGAGGTGTTCTGGTCGACGCTGGAGAAGCTCAAAGCCGCCGGCGCGCGCTCCATTCTGGTGATGCCCATTGAAAAGATGATGGCCTGA
- the hisD gene encoding histidinol dehydrogenase, which translates to MLLRSIWSAMSAGERERFTQRPSAGSDAMGTARAILDDVRTRGEAAVRDYAQRFDQWAPAEGFRVPASELAAAANALPQEDADAILAAARAVRVFHEAQGYRPVSVETWPGARAERRATPIDVAGLYVPAGTAPLVSTLIMLAVPAKIAGVPRTAVIAPPRKGQGVDPAILAAAQLLGLDEVYAIGGAHGVAALGYGLAGLPKADKIFGPGNAYVAAAKALLAHSAGGAATDLPAGPSEVMVVADDDADPDFVAIDLLSQAEHDRLAQVMLVAWSGGFVDRVEASIARWLERLPRADTARAALAASRAIIVSNEAEAVDVANAYASEHLIVQTREPRALAEKVRHAGSIFIGPWTPEAAGDYAGGPNHALPTSGAARAYGGVSVEMFQKTTTVLELDRSGAQAIAPTVERLAALEGLDAHRLAMAIRRERAS; encoded by the coding sequence ATGTTGCTGAGATCGATCTGGAGCGCGATGAGCGCCGGTGAGCGCGAGCGGTTCACGCAGCGCCCGTCGGCGGGCTCTGACGCCATGGGGACCGCGCGCGCCATCCTCGACGACGTGCGCACGCGCGGCGAGGCGGCGGTGCGTGATTATGCGCAGCGTTTCGACCAGTGGGCCCCCGCAGAAGGATTTCGCGTGCCGGCGAGCGAGCTTGCAGCCGCCGCCAATGCGCTGCCGCAAGAGGACGCGGACGCCATTCTGGCCGCGGCGCGCGCCGTGCGGGTGTTCCATGAGGCGCAGGGCTACCGGCCCGTCAGCGTAGAGACCTGGCCCGGGGCCCGCGCCGAGCGGCGCGCCACGCCCATTGATGTGGCGGGGCTCTATGTGCCTGCCGGCACTGCGCCGCTGGTCTCCACCCTGATCATGCTGGCGGTCCCGGCGAAGATTGCAGGTGTGCCCCGGACCGCCGTCATCGCGCCGCCGCGCAAAGGGCAGGGGGTGGACCCCGCCATTCTGGCCGCCGCCCAGCTTCTGGGCCTCGACGAAGTCTACGCCATCGGCGGCGCCCACGGCGTGGCCGCGCTGGGATACGGGCTGGCGGGGCTTCCCAAGGCAGACAAGATATTCGGGCCGGGCAATGCCTACGTGGCCGCAGCCAAGGCGCTGCTCGCCCATTCGGCTGGCGGCGCGGCGACCGATCTGCCCGCCGGGCCCAGTGAGGTGATGGTGGTCGCCGATGATGACGCCGATCCTGATTTCGTGGCCATCGATCTGTTGAGCCAGGCCGAGCACGATCGCCTCGCGCAGGTGATGCTGGTGGCCTGGTCAGGCGGTTTTGTGGATCGGGTCGAGGCGTCGATTGCCCGCTGGCTGGAGCGCCTGCCGCGCGCCGACACCGCCCGCGCCGCCTTGGCTGCCTCCCGCGCGATCATCGTTTCAAATGAGGCCGAGGCGGTGGACGTCGCCAACGCCTATGCCAGCGAGCATCTGATTGTGCAGACGCGGGAACCGCGCGCGCTCGCCGAAAAGGTCCGCCACGCGGGATCGATCTTCATCGGCCCCTGGACGCCCGAAGCCGCGGGCGACTATGCGGGCGGCCCCAATCACGCCCTGCCCACCTCCGGCGCGGCGCGCGCCTATGGCGGCGTGTCGGTGGAGATGTTCCAGAAAACCACCACCGTCCTCGAGCTTGACCGCTCGGGCGCGCAAGCCATCGCGCCAACCGTGGAGCGTCTCGCAGCGCTGGAAGGATTGGACGCCCACCGCCTCGCCATGGCCATCCGCCGGGAGCGCGCATCATGA
- the hisB gene encoding imidazoleglycerol-phosphate dehydratase HisB: MGANASGRRASVRRTTKETDIALNVDLDGEGARVDTGVKFFDHMLEQIARHGGIGLDVTCEGDVEVDAHHTIEDVCLALGEALREALGDKRGIARFGFETPMDETRAGVWIDLSGRPFARFDGVIPGERVGDFPVEMCPHAFRSLAESMKAAIHVSVDGGNAHHMIESCFKAFGRALRMAARIEGDALPSTKGVL; encoded by the coding sequence CTGGGGGCGAATGCGTCCGGGCGGCGCGCCAGCGTGCGCCGCACCACCAAGGAAACCGACATCGCGCTCAACGTCGATCTCGACGGCGAGGGCGCGCGTGTGGATACCGGCGTGAAGTTTTTCGATCACATGCTCGAACAGATCGCCCGCCATGGCGGCATCGGCCTGGATGTTACCTGTGAAGGCGATGTGGAGGTGGACGCTCACCACACCATCGAGGATGTGTGCCTGGCGCTGGGCGAAGCGCTGCGCGAGGCGCTGGGCGACAAGCGCGGCATTGCCCGCTTCGGCTTTGAAACCCCCATGGACGAGACCCGCGCCGGCGTATGGATCGACCTGTCAGGCCGTCCCTTCGCCCGGTTTGACGGCGTAATTCCGGGCGAGCGGGTCGGGGACTTCCCGGTGGAGATGTGCCCCCACGCCTTCCGCTCGCTGGCTGAATCCATGAAGGCGGCGATCCATGTCTCGGTGGACGGGGGCAATGCCCACCACATGATAGAATCCTGTTTCAAGGCCTTTGGCCGGGCGCTGCGCATGGCGGCGCGGATCGAGGGCGACGCCCTGCCGTCCACCAAAGGCGTGCTCTAG
- the hisH gene encoding imidazole glycerol phosphate synthase subunit HisH — MTLAIIDTSTANIASVRFALERLGIEPVLAREPGEAADATRLILPGVGAAGPAMASLEASGWAEALRRETRPVLGVCLGMQLLFEYSEESDCAGLGLIPGRVVRLDPGADGPWPHMGWNTLETVRGEPLMAGVAEGSHAYFVHGFYVPDGPHTSVRTRYGGPVTAIARRGHIAGCQFHPERSGAVGAQILRNFLEARP; from the coding sequence ATGACGCTCGCCATCATCGACACGTCCACGGCGAATATCGCCTCTGTGCGGTTTGCCCTGGAGCGGCTGGGCATCGAACCCGTACTCGCGCGTGAACCGGGCGAGGCCGCAGACGCGACGCGCCTGATCCTGCCCGGCGTCGGGGCGGCAGGCCCTGCCATGGCGAGCCTTGAAGCGTCAGGCTGGGCAGAGGCCCTGCGCCGTGAGACGCGGCCTGTGCTGGGCGTGTGCCTCGGCATGCAGCTATTGTTCGAATACTCCGAAGAGAGCGATTGCGCGGGGCTGGGCCTGATCCCGGGCCGGGTGGTGCGTCTGGATCCGGGCGCAGACGGCCCCTGGCCCCACATGGGCTGGAACACGCTGGAGACTGTGCGCGGCGAGCCGCTGATGGCGGGTGTGGCCGAGGGCTCCCATGCCTATTTCGTTCACGGGTTCTACGTGCCGGACGGGCCGCATACGAGTGTGCGCACCCGCTATGGCGGACCGGTCACGGCCATCGCCCGGCGCGGCCACATCGCCGGCTGCCAGTTTCACCCTGAACGCTCCGGCGCGGTCGGCGCGCAGATTTTGCGCAATTTTCTGGAGGCGCGCCCATGA
- a CDS encoding 1-(5-phosphoribosyl)-5-[(5-phosphoribosylamino)methylideneamino] imidazole-4-carboxamide isomerase, protein MILYPAIDVLDGRVVRLAKGDFNAVTDYGGDPLAVANAWQAAGADWLHLVDLSGARDGARRQTGLVAAAASAGLHIQTGGGVRTADDVEALLGAGASRVVVGSLAVSDPQTVIGWIARFGPERIAAAFDVKTESGAVYPTLKGWTERAERTLAELLSDYRRAGLAHALVTDVARDGMLSGPNTALYTDLIAARPDIAWQASGGVSSLDDVRTLKAAGLSGAIMGRALFEGRFRLEEALAC, encoded by the coding sequence ATGATCCTCTATCCCGCGATCGATGTTCTGGACGGCCGCGTGGTGCGTCTGGCCAAGGGCGATTTCAATGCCGTCACCGATTATGGCGGCGACCCGCTGGCTGTCGCGAACGCCTGGCAGGCCGCAGGCGCAGATTGGCTGCACCTGGTCGATCTGTCCGGCGCCCGCGACGGCGCCCGGCGCCAGACCGGCCTGGTCGCCGCCGCGGCGTCGGCGGGCCTGCACATCCAGACCGGCGGCGGCGTGCGCACGGCGGACGATGTGGAGGCGCTGCTCGGCGCCGGCGCCTCGCGCGTGGTGGTGGGCAGCCTTGCGGTCAGCGACCCCCAGACCGTCATCGGCTGGATCGCCCGCTTCGGGCCTGAGCGCATCGCCGCCGCCTTCGACGTGAAGACGGAGAGCGGGGCGGTGTATCCCACCCTGAAGGGCTGGACCGAGCGCGCGGAGCGCACCTTGGCCGAGCTTTTGTCCGACTATCGCCGCGCCGGGCTCGCCCACGCCCTGGTCACCGATGTGGCGCGTGACGGCATGCTGTCAGGGCCCAACACCGCGCTCTACACAGACCTCATCGCCGCCCGGCCCGACATTGCCTGGCAGGCCTCGGGCGGCGTGTCCTCGCTGGACGATGTGCGCACGCTCAAAGCCGCCGGGCTCTCCGGCGCCATCATGGGCCGCGCCCTGTTCGAGGGCCGGTTCAGGCTGGAAGAGGCGCTGGCATGCTAG
- the hisF gene encoding imidazole glycerol phosphate synthase subunit HisF, translated as MLARRIIPCLDVKDGRVVKGVRFRDHEDVGDITGLAARYAAEGADELVFYDIAASPQARTVEPEWVSRVAREIDIPFCVAGGIRSVDDARARLFAGADKISVNSPALENPGLIDQLAREFGSQCVVVGIDSRKIGGTWRVHRNTGDPDKTVQETRATLDWINEAVDRGAGEIVLNCMDQDGVREGYDIAQLAAARALCPVPLIASGGAGAREHFAAVFAQAHVDGALAASVFHRGVIAIPDLKAWLASQGVEIRP; from the coding sequence ATGCTAGCGCGGCGCATCATCCCCTGCCTCGACGTCAAGGATGGCCGCGTGGTCAAGGGCGTCCGCTTCCGCGATCACGAGGATGTGGGCGATATCACCGGTCTGGCCGCGCGCTACGCGGCGGAGGGCGCGGATGAGCTCGTATTCTACGACATCGCCGCCAGCCCGCAGGCGCGCACGGTGGAACCTGAATGGGTGTCGAGGGTGGCGCGCGAGATTGATATTCCCTTCTGCGTGGCCGGGGGTATCCGCAGCGTCGATGATGCGCGCGCGCGCCTGTTCGCGGGGGCTGACAAGATATCGGTCAATTCGCCGGCCCTCGAAAATCCGGGCCTGATCGACCAGCTGGCGCGCGAGTTCGGCAGCCAGTGCGTGGTGGTCGGGATCGACAGCCGCAAGATCGGCGGGACCTGGCGGGTCCACCGCAATACCGGTGATCCGGACAAGACGGTTCAGGAAACCCGCGCCACGCTGGACTGGATCAATGAGGCGGTGGATCGCGGAGCTGGCGAGATCGTCTTGAACTGCATGGATCAGGACGGGGTGCGCGAGGGCTATGACATCGCCCAGCTCGCCGCGGCGCGTGCGCTGTGCCCCGTGCCGCTGATCGCATCAGGCGGGGCAGGCGCGCGCGAACACTTCGCCGCTGTGTTTGCGCAGGCCCATGTGGATGGCGCTTTGGCCGCCAGCGTATTCCACAGGGGCGTGATCGCCATTCCAGACCTGAAAGCCTGGCTCGCAAGCCAGGGCGTGGAGATACGGCCATGA